A window from Dermacentor albipictus isolate Rhodes 1998 colony chromosome 10, USDA_Dalb.pri_finalv2, whole genome shotgun sequence encodes these proteins:
- the LOC135920291 gene encoding uncharacterized protein: protein MTASHVSESGAVPGDAIGDAARRPEVVVVRDVDHRGYQCIGQRPSGALKVFHRLPRTSGFSTTFTFVCKTVVLLVLKLYLAFLLLHYLYRLPQLPIDRFPDRLFEIGEILLGVAAVAGAESLWSRKSNVALLASRYFEAPEGGGRFEPGQSLQRPQSFWHDKFIPLLLFGHALAGVSLYFASNICPWTREGIANYSFLEAFTRFFFVNLLALSQAYMAMTIYTVFCVDVRRTMQCATEELQRRRDSITHDGLRRLHRKWELCCRYLGDLNYNFLGFVCAWYCYLFVRAIYLVALVSSTVFPASRAALTRQELCVPLFELTYLAILCAVSGKVKDTLYSPVEHLRELTLSRPTEETAIHIEVQRFLYRISKYTSMTLWKLSMWTENAFKIFVLVVAALLVLHDKRVRAKLL, encoded by the exons GGGACGCTGCGCGGCGACCCGAGGTTGTCGTAGTCCGGGACGTGGACCACCGCGGTTACCAGTGCATCGGCCAGAGACCAAGCGGCGCTCTCAAAGTCTTCCACAG ATTGCCCCGGACAAGCGGTTTCAGCACGACGTTCACGTTCGTCTGCAAGACGGTGGTCCTGCTCGTACTCAAGCTGTACTTGGCTTTCCTGCTGCTGCACTATCTCTACCGGCTGCCGCAGCTGCCCATCGACAGGTTTCCCGACAGGCTGTTCGAGATCGGAGAGATCCTGCTCGGTGTGGCCGCCGTCGCCGGAGCCGAGAGCCTCTGGTCTCGCAAGTCGAACGTGGCCTTGCTCGCCTCGCGCTACTTCGAGGCGCCTGAAGGCGGCGGCCGCTTCGAACCGGGTCAGAGCCTTCAGAGGCCGCAGAGCTTCTGGCACGACAAGTTCATTCCCCTGCTGTTGTTCGGCCACGCCCTGGCCGGCGTTTCGCTCTACTTCGCCTCCAACATCTGCCCGTGGACACGTGAAGGCATTGCCAATTACTCCTTCTTGGAGGCCTTCACGCGCTTCTTCTTTGTCAACCTGCTCGCACTCTCCCAGGCGTACATGGCGATGACCATCTACACAGTCTTCTGCGTGGACGTCCGCAGAACGATGCAATGCGCCACCGAAGAGCTGCAGCGACGCCGCGACTCCATCACCCACGACGGCCTGAGACGGCTGCACAGGAAGTGGGAGCTGTGTTGCCGCTACCTGGGCGACCTTAACTACAACTTTCTCGGTTTCGTCTGCGCCTGGTACTGCTACCTGTTCGTCAGGGCCATCTATCTGGTCGCGCTCGTCAGCAGCACAGTGTTCCCGGCCAGCCGCGCTGCCTTGACCAGGCAGGAGTTGTGTGTGCCTTTGTTCGAGCTCACCTATCTCGCCATCCTGTGCGCCGTCTCGGGCAAGGTCAAGGATACACTCTATTCGCCCGTCGAACATCTCCGGGAGCTGACCCTGTCGAGGCCCACTGAGGAGACCGCCATCCACATCGAGGTGCAGAGGTTCCTTTACCGCATCTCCAAGTACACGTCCATGACCCTGTGGAAGCTGTCCATGTGGACGGAGAATGCGTTCAAAATATTTGTATTGGTGGTCGCTGCTCTGCTTGTGCTACACGACAAGCGTGTTCGTGCGAAGCTGCTTTGA